Proteins encoded by one window of Erythrobacter sp.:
- a CDS encoding EF-hand domain-containing protein has protein sequence MKKTLILALAATSLTAGGIAYAQEAQRGGDVTRSAAETRAATQFARMDANSDGVINTADREARMRARFDAQDADGNGQLSFEEMQASREARGEAREERRAERGTEGRGGHRMGRRGMRGGGEMRGMMMQRADTDGDGAISQAEFTAAALTRFDRMDADSDGTVTAEERQAQRGERRGRRGGQPAE, from the coding sequence ATGAAAAAGACCCTGATCCTTGCCCTTGCAGCCACCAGCCTGACCGCTGGCGGCATCGCCTATGCGCAAGAGGCGCAGCGCGGCGGTGACGTTACCCGTTCCGCAGCCGAAACCCGTGCCGCAACACAATTTGCCCGGATGGATGCCAATTCGGATGGCGTGATCAATACCGCCGACCGCGAAGCCCGGATGCGCGCCCGTTTCGACGCACAGGATGCTGATGGCAACGGCCAGCTGAGCTTCGAGGAAATGCAGGCATCCCGCGAGGCTCGCGGTGAAGCGCGTGAAGAGCGGCGTGCTGAGCGCGGCACCGAAGGCCGTGGCGGCCACCGCATGGGCCGACGCGGAATGCGCGGTGGCGGCGAAATGCGCGGCATGATGATGCAGCGCGCCGATACTGACGGTGACGGCGCGATCAGCCAGGCCGAATTCACTGCCGCTGCGCTTACCCGCTTCGACCGCATGGATGCCGATAGCGACGGGACTGTCACCGCTGAAGAGCGGCAGGCCCAGCGCGGCGAACGCCGGGGCCGCCGTGGTGGCCAGCCCGCCGAGTGA
- a CDS encoding cupin domain-containing protein: protein MDWYERYGERTAADGAEARLVSQYRFAESWAMWEMHPEGAEVVICTDGAITLIQDIDGDQQSIRLTRGEYAINPPGVWHTADVDTEAEALFITAGLGTQHRPRT, encoded by the coding sequence ATGGCGAACGCACCGCTGCGGACGGAGCGGAGGCGCGGCTGGTTTCGCAATACCGCTTCGCCGAAAGCTGGGCGATGTGGGAAATGCATCCCGAAGGCGCGGAAGTCGTCATCTGCACCGACGGCGCAATCACGTTGATACAGGACATCGATGGCGATCAGCAGTCCATTCGCCTGACGCGCGGCGAATATGCGATCAATCCGCCAGGAGTCTGGCACACGGCAGATGTCGATACCGAGGCGGAAGCGTTGTTCATCACTGCCGGCCTCGGCACCCAGCATCGGCCACGAACCTGA